The Allocoprobacillus halotolerans nucleotide sequence TTGTTGAACAGCTAATTCTGCTTTTAATTCCTGTCTTTCCATAACTTTAAAGAATGGTAAGAAAATAAAGAATATAATTACAAAGTTAATTAAACTAATAATCATTGCTGAAATTTTAAATCCTGAACCAATAAATGCCATTAATGGAACAGGCATTGTCCAAACGACATTCGCTACAATCGGTGGTTCTATTCCAATTGAAATTAAGATTGCATTCCAAATAAACATAACACAAAAACCAATAACCCAAGGTACAAACATAAGTGGATTTAATACCATTGGTAATCCATACATAATAGGTTCAGCAATATTAAACACTGTTCCAACAATTGATAATTTTCCTAATACTTTAAATCTTTTAACCGATGAAATAACACAAAGCAATGCAATTGGGAAGACACTTAATCTAACATAAGCATTTACCCAGATTGATGAAAATAAATAAGGTATATCTTGACCAGCAGCAAAAGCCGCTAAGTTCGATGCTGCCATACTTTCCCAAATTGGAGTCATAATTGATCCAACAATATTTGAACCATGTAAACCAACAAACCAGAAAATACGATCCAAGAAAAATGCAAAGAATTGAGCTACTGGGCCACTTCCAGCTACGACAAGATGAGAACTCAAATCGTTAAATATTGTCATTAAATTAAATCCTTCAATATTTCTTCCTACAAATGCACAAATAATCATAATCACAGTAATAGGAATCAAACTTGTAAAAGCATCGGCAACCATTTGCGTAACACCATTAGGCATTTTAATTGTAATATTTTTATGAACAAGATATCTATAAATTTCTACTGTTACAATACTAATTAAAATCGCAGTAAATAAACTTGGAGCTCCTAAAATATAAGCAGGCCAATCAAAATTTTCTGATAAAGTCGTAAAATCAATAAAACATAAGAATCCAATAAGACCTGCAATAGCACAAACAATAGCATTTACTTTTTTATCATAGTTTTTATGATAATATTCACCAAGGTAATATGCATTCAAAATAGCTGTCAATAAAGCCATTAAGTTAATACTTATAAATACAAGTTGTGTGAGTCCTGGTCTTATCACATCAATGATACCATTAATTGTTGCAGCTACTTCTGGCATTCCTAGTCCAGTGCCTTCTGCAAATAAGCCACCTAAATTTAATACTAATGTCGCTGTTGCACCAAGTATCATATAAGGCATAAAAACAATAAAAGTCTTTTGTAATGTTTGTAAATAACGAATATTTGAAATACGAATTAAAGGTGGTGCTAATCGATTTTCTACAAAATCACTGATTCGCTCCATAACATTTCCTTTCTTATGAATATCACTCATAGTTTTATCTCCTTCTAGTCCCTCTCTTTTCTTTTGATAATCGCGATTTATTATTTCTAGAAACCCCTTACATCGGACTATCTTAAGTATAGCACTCCTTTTTCTCATTTACAATACTTTTCCCAAAAAAAATGGAACTTTTCTCAAAAACTAGAAAATTTCCATATTTACACATATTTTTAATTCATGTTATAATGTTAATACGAGGTGATTTTATGAATCCTAAAGAACACATCAGGCTACACGAAACAGAATTTACAAAATCAGAAAAAATTATCGAAGAATATGTTTTAAAAAACTTTGATACAATTTCTTCCTATCCTATTCAGGAAGTTGCCAAAAAATGTAAAGTTTCTAAATCTGCACTTTTAAGATTTTGTCAAAAATGTGGCTTTAGAGGATATAGTGAATTTCGTTATGAAGTATCACGCTATGTTCATTCAATGGTAGAGATGGATACTGATGATGATAATAGCTCTTCCATCTATTTATCTCTATATGCTAACAGGATTCAACAACTTCAACAATCTACCAGTTCTCAATTTCTAGATCATATTATTCAACTTATAAAAGACGCTTACAAAATTAAAATATATGGTATTCACGAAACTGGTTTATCGGCTCAATATCTTTCCTATCGTTTATGTACAATCGGTATTGATTCTGAGGCCATTGTCAATTCAAGTATTATGACTGAAAAAGCATTAATGTCAAATCAAGATGATCTTAATATATTTCTATCTCTATCTGCTGAAACAACAGTCATTAAAGATGCTATTCAATATGCTTATGAATCCCATTCAAAAATCATTTTAGTAACTCAAAATAATCATCATAGTTTTCATCAAAAAATCGATAAAGAAATTATTTTGCCAACTTTTAATAATGAAGATTTACATTTTTTTATTGATTCTCAAGCTCTCGTTTTTATAACTATAGACTTGATTATTAATCATCTCGCAAAAAACCTACAAAACCAGAAAAATAAAACAGTTTGTACTGCCTTATAAAATAACAAGAGAATTACTCATTTATAATCTTCTTTTTTTGTGTCAAATATTTTATCACAAATTCATGAAATTCTTTACGCCAATCTAATATTTTTTTGTTTTCTCGTGTTGGATGCACTCTATTGGACAATAAGATAATAGCTATTTGATTTTCCAAATCAATCAATAGCGATGTACCAGTAAAACCAGTATGAGCAATTGTTTTCTTAGAATTTAATGACGAAAAAAGACTATGAGTTGTATAAGTCAAAAATCCAATACCTCTTGGAATTTGATTCTCTGGTGAAAAATTAGTAAACATATTGTCAATATGCCTTTTATTGAGAAATGTTTGATTTTTATATTTTCCATTATTCAAAATCATTTGTGCATAATGTTCCAAATCTTGAATATGAGAAAACAGACCTGCATGTCCAGCTATGCCTCCCATCATCCAAGCTTTATGATCATGAACTTCACCTCTTAACATACGATGGGCATACAAACTATATTCAGTAGGAGCACATTTTTCAATATCTGATGGACAAAAACATGTATGAGTCATTTCTAATGGTTTAAAAATTTCTTTATCTAAAACTTCTTGTAAAGATTGTTGCGTTATGATTTCAATGATTTCACCTAGAATAATGTAACCTAAATCAGAATAAATAACTTCCTTTCCAGGGATAACCTGATGCGAATACTGACAAATCCTTTGAACAATCTTACGCTTATCTTCATTCATACTCCAATCAAAATCTGCTGGCAATCCAGAAGTATGTGTCAATAAATGAAAAACTGTTATGTTATTATTTTTGAAGTCTGGCAAAATATATTGAATTGGAGTATCATATGATATATATTTTTCCTGAATCAGTTTCAAAATCATAGGTGTTGTTGCAACAACTTTTGTAAGACTAGCTAAATCATACAAAGTATCAAGATCATTTTCTTTGGGTGATATAATTTGTGATTTATATCCCACACAATAACGTTCTATATTTTGATGATCAATAATAGAGCAACAACAACCTGGGAAAATATTTTCTTTATATGCATTATTTAAAAAATTTTTTATCTCGTTCATAATCGCTCTCCCATCCCCAAAACATTATACCATTATTGAAATTTAATTTCAATTAACATTTTAATATTCTAAAATATTATTTTAATAATATTTAATTTCTCTACTATCCAATAAGCTTACATTTATCAAAATCATCCATTGATATATCTTGATGCCATTTTTCAAAATTCATGTTTTGTAAACGATAACCTTGCCATGACAGTAGAATTTAAATAAAATCAAAAACATGCAAACATCTATTACACAAATCAAAGAAAAGGAATATCCAAAAGGATCAAAAAAATATAAAGATAACTTACCAATTGTAGGAATCACCTATGATTCAAACAAAAAAACATATATGTTGTAAAAAATAAAGGTTCGTAAAAATGAACCTTTATTTTTATTTCAATAATTGAGAAACAAGATTTTTTGTTTCATACAATTTATTTTTATTATTTTCTAAATCATGTTTGTATACACCATAATATAATAAATCAGTTACAACTAGCGAAGCTGTTCTTGATGAAATTGCCCCAATTCTTACTTCTTTTTCTTCCAATGGAATAAACAAATTAAGAGTTGCATTCTTAGCAACGACATTATTAGAATTTTGAGTAATAGATAAACTTGGTATGCTATCTTTCTTCAATTTCTTTGCCATTCCTGTAAGACCAGCTGTCGTTCCTGAATAACTTATAAAAATAGCAACGTCATTTTTTGTCATACTTTCAGCAAAAGTCATTTGGACATGGATATCAGTATTATAAATTGCTTTTTTCCAATTCTTAATAATTTTTGTGAAAAGTCATAAGCAACAATAGCTGAACTTCCTACCCCAAACAAATAAATTGTTTGTGCATTAACGATATAATCTATAGCTTTTTGCAAATGTTTTTCATTAATCATCTGATAAGTTTTTTGAACTGTAGAAACGTTTAACTGACAAGATTTATGAATGAGTGATGTTAAATCATCAGTTTCTTCTAATACTGTATCAATATCTTCTTCTGGTCTTTCCTGCGACTGAGCTAGACTCATTTTTAATTCTGTAAAACCTTTATAACCTAGTTTTTTAGCAAAACGAATCACTGCTGCAGCCGATGTTTGACTTTTTTCACCCAGTTGTTGTGCTGAATCATTTAAAATATCATGGGTATGTTCTAAAATATATTGAGCAATCATCTTTTCAGTAGATGTATAACTCTTTTGCGCTTCTTTAATTTGTACTAAACAATTCATAAATAATCACCTATTACCATTATATCAATGCTTTCACAAAAAAACCAGCTATTATCTTGGTGGCAGGGTGATATTTCCTAAAATTACATTGTCTTTAGCTCCAGTGGCACTTTTGATATTAGAAAAATGATGATGCAATGTTTCATTTCCCATAATTGCAAAAGCTATTGCCTCTTTAGCATCACTGGAATACCCTAATTCATCTTGTGTATAAACAGGGATATCCTTTAATTCCTCTTTTATATATTGAATTAAAGTCTGATTATGACTTCCACCTCCACCAATAATAATCTTATCTAAAGAATAATCTTTTAAAATATATTTTTGATAATGATAAGCCATAGATTTGGCAGTAAAATAAGTGAAAGTAGTTATAATATCTTCAGGTTTTTCATTTTGATATTGATGAATCAAAGAATGAACATAATTTTCACCAAAATCTTCTCTACCTGTTGATTTAGGTGGTGTTTTTTTCATATAAGGATGGGCCATTAACTCTTCAAGTAACTGAGAAATAACACTTCCTTGACTCGCAATACGTCCTTGATCATCATATTCTTGATGATATAATTTTCGACACGCTTCATTCATCATCATATTACCTGGACCCGTATCAAATGCTTGTATTCTATGAATATCCTGCCCAATCAATAAAGTCACATTTCCAATACCACCAATATTTTGTAAAGCAATATTTTGATTTTCTTGACTATACAAAAGAAATTCACTATATGGAACAAGAGGCGCTCCTTGTCCATTTGCTGCCATATCCATCACTCTAAAATTTGAAACGATTGTTGTATTAAAAGCATAAGCCAAAATGGCTGGTTCTCCAATCTGCAAAGTCGAAGACAAAAGTTTTCCTTTTTGAAAAGGAATATGATAAATAGTTTGTCCATGTGTCGCAATAAATTGAATGTGTTGAGATGAAATATGATATTTTTCAAGTAACGTCTGCACTGCTTCAACAAATAAATATCCTAGTTCAAAATTCAAACTGCAAATTTCATCCACACGAGACAATTTTTCATCACAAGCTCTCTTTATTTTTTCTTTCATTTCTAAAGGCATAGGATATTCGTGATAACCAATGACTTTTAATTGTGTCTGTAATCCATAACCTTCAATATCAACTAATACTGTATCCACACCATCCATTGATGTTCCTGACATGATTCCAATTGCATACATGATTTTTCACCTCAAAAAAATAATACACTTTTTGAAATTACATTTCAATATTTATCATATAATAAAAAACTATAAAGAATAAATTCCTTATAGTTTCATCAATATTTTATAATCCTTTTTCAGTTAATTCTCTAGCAACATCATCTTTGATTGTCACACCTTCAGCTTCAAGCTGAGCAATCTTATCAGCAAATTGTGGTAAGTATTTTTTATGTGCTAATAATAATTCATCTAAGACACGTTTTGCTGTTTCTCCTGATGGAATTTGTGGGTTTAAAATGAAAGCTTGTAAAGCCATTCCATAATCTCCTGTCACAGCTGCTTCTTCTACACACCATTCCATATTTTTCATACATTGTAGCCATCCTCTTTCAGCAGGTTGTAATGGTCCAAATGCAATCGCTCTTGCACCTGTCGTTCCAATAAATGCTGAAACTTCAACAGCTGAATCAGCTGGTAAATCAGGTACTGCTCCATTATTTCTTGTTGTAACTACGATATGTGAATTCTTATTGGCATAGATTGAAGCAATTGTTTCACAAGCAGCATCACTGTAATGTGCTCCACCACGTTTTGCAAGTTGTTCTGGTTTATGGTCTAAATCAGGGTTCTTGTATAATTCAAATAATTCTTCTTCAGTTTGTTTAACTTGTTGTGCTCTTGTTCCAATTGTATTGTATTCTTCTAATCCATGTTTTAACATTTCTTCTTGACGATAGTAGTATCTATGGTATCCACATGGAATCATTTGCATTTGATCTAATTGTTCTTTAAAGAATGGAATATCATGAATATTGGCTGGAATTCCTCCATCTTTTCCTTCATACATTGCATCAATGATTTGTTGTGTCACTTCTTGTCCATTTTCATCAAAGACTTTATGCCAATGGAAATGATTCAATCCAGCAAATTTATAAGTTAATTGATCCAATGTTTTTCCAATTGTTTCAGGTTCTTTCATCATCGCTCCAACAGGCACATTACATAATCCAATGACTTTATCCCATTTACCATATTTCATAACAGCTTCAGTCACCATTCCACTTGGATTTGTAAAGTTAATTAACCATGCATTAGGACATAATTCTTTCATATCTTCTACAATGCTTAAAATCACAGGGATTGTTCTAAAAGCTTTAAAAATACCTCCAGCACCATTTGTTTCTTGTCCTAACATTCCATAAGAGAAAGGAATTCTTTCATCTTTTACACGTGCATTCAATAACCCAACTCTAAATTGTGTTGTAACAAAGTCAGCATCTTTTAAAGCTTCTCTGCGATCTAAAGTTAAATGAACTTTCACATCATAAGGAGATGCATCCCACATACGTTGAGCCATTGTTCCAACAATCTCTAATTTTTCTTTACCATCTTCAATATCAACTAGCCAGATTTCTTTGATTGGAAGTTCATCATATCTTTTAATAAATCCTTCCATTAATTCAGGTGTATAGCTACTTCCACCACCAATAGTAACAATTTTTACAGGTTTCTTTTCCATAATCCGTCCTCCTTTTTCTTAACTATAAGTATAATATTAAAAAGTTTACTTTGTTTGTTTTTTTCATTTCTTGAAAACATTTTATGATAAAAAGCCAAATGAAAGA carries:
- a CDS encoding serine hydrolase domain-containing protein, which encodes MNEIKNFLNNAYKENIFPGCCCSIIDHQNIERYCVGYKSQIISPKENDLDTLYDLASLTKVVATTPMILKLIQEKYISYDTPIQYILPDFKNNNITVFHLLTHTSGLPADFDWSMNEDKRKIVQRICQYSHQVIPGKEVIYSDLGYIILGEIIEIITQQSLQEVLDKEIFKPLEMTHTCFCPSDIEKCAPTEYSLYAHRMLRGEVHDHKAWMMGGIAGHAGLFSHIQDLEHYAQMILNNGKYKNQTFLNKRHIDNMFTNFSPENQIPRGIGFLTYTTHSLFSSLNSKKTIAHTGFTGTSLLIDLENQIAIILLSNRVHPTRENKKILDWRKEFHEFVIKYLTQKKKIINE
- the anmK gene encoding anhydro-N-acetylmuramic acid kinase AnmK gives rise to the protein MYAIGIMSGTSMDGVDTVLVDIEGYGLQTQLKVIGYHEYPMPLEMKEKIKRACDEKLSRVDEICSLNFELGYLFVEAVQTLLEKYHISSQHIQFIATHGQTIYHIPFQKGKLLSSTLQIGEPAILAYAFNTTIVSNFRVMDMAANGQGAPLVPYSEFLLYSQENQNIALQNIGGIGNVTLLIGQDIHRIQAFDTGPGNMMMNEACRKLYHQEYDDQGRIASQGSVISQLLEELMAHPYMKKTPPKSTGREDFGENYVHSLIHQYQNEKPEDIITTFTYFTAKSMAYHYQKYILKDYSLDKIIIGGGGSHNQTLIQYIKEELKDIPVYTQDELGYSSDAKEAIAFAIMGNETLHHHFSNIKSATGAKDNVILGNITLPPR
- a CDS encoding MurR/RpiR family transcriptional regulator, translated to MNPKEHIRLHETEFTKSEKIIEEYVLKNFDTISSYPIQEVAKKCKVSKSALLRFCQKCGFRGYSEFRYEVSRYVHSMVEMDTDDDNSSSIYLSLYANRIQQLQQSTSSQFLDHIIQLIKDAYKIKIYGIHETGLSAQYLSYRLCTIGIDSEAIVNSSIMTEKALMSNQDDLNIFLSLSAETTVIKDAIQYAYESHSKIILVTQNNHHSFHQKIDKEIILPTFNNEDLHFFIDSQALVFITIDLIINHLAKNLQNQKNKTVCTAL
- a CDS encoding PTS sugar transporter subunit IIC, producing the protein MSDIHKKGNVMERISDFVENRLAPPLIRISNIRYLQTLQKTFIVFMPYMILGATATLVLNLGGLFAEGTGLGMPEVAATINGIIDVIRPGLTQLVFISINLMALLTAILNAYYLGEYYHKNYDKKVNAIVCAIAGLIGFLCFIDFTTLSENFDWPAYILGAPSLFTAILISIVTVEIYRYLVHKNITIKMPNGVTQMVADAFTSLIPITVIMIICAFVGRNIEGFNLMTIFNDLSSHLVVAGSGPVAQFFAFFLDRIFWFVGLHGSNIVGSIMTPIWESMAASNLAAFAAGQDIPYLFSSIWVNAYVRLSVFPIALLCVISSVKRFKVLGKLSIVGTVFNIAEPIMYGLPMVLNPLMFVPWVIGFCVMFIWNAILISIGIEPPIVANVVWTMPVPLMAFIGSGFKISAMIISLINFVIIFFIFLPFFKVMERQELKAELAVQQEMDMQGDDTSPQIENNQ
- a CDS encoding 6-phospho-beta-glucosidase, coding for MEKKPVKIVTIGGGSSYTPELMEGFIKRYDELPIKEIWLVDIEDGKEKLEIVGTMAQRMWDASPYDVKVHLTLDRREALKDADFVTTQFRVGLLNARVKDERIPFSYGMLGQETNGAGGIFKAFRTIPVILSIVEDMKELCPNAWLINFTNPSGMVTEAVMKYGKWDKVIGLCNVPVGAMMKEPETIGKTLDQLTYKFAGLNHFHWHKVFDENGQEVTQQIIDAMYEGKDGGIPANIHDIPFFKEQLDQMQMIPCGYHRYYYRQEEMLKHGLEEYNTIGTRAQQVKQTEEELFELYKNPDLDHKPEQLAKRGGAHYSDAACETIASIYANKNSHIVVTTRNNGAVPDLPADSAVEVSAFIGTTGARAIAFGPLQPAERGWLQCMKNMEWCVEEAAVTGDYGMALQAFILNPQIPSGETAKRVLDELLLAHKKYLPQFADKIAQLEAEGVTIKDDVARELTEKGL
- a CDS encoding MurR/RpiR family transcriptional regulator, encoding MNCLVQIKEAQKSYTSTEKMIAQYILEHTHDILNDSAQQLGEKSQTSAAAVIRFAKKLGYKGFTELKMSLAQSQERPEEDIDTVLEETDDLTSLIHKSCQLNVSTVQKTYQMINEKHLQKAIDYIVNAQTIYLFGVGSSAIVAYDFSQKLLRIGKKQFIILISMSK
- a CDS encoding MurR/RpiR family transcriptional regulator, which gives rise to MTKNDVAIFISYSGTTAGLTGMAKKLKKDSIPSLSITQNSNNVVAKNATLNLFIPLEEKEVRIGAISSRTASLVVTDLLYYGVYKHDLENNKNKLYETKNLVSQLLK